A portion of the Chromobacterium sp. IIBBL 290-4 genome contains these proteins:
- a CDS encoding DUF2254 domain-containing protein yields MTRHLPRALQHILFNLRGGFLVRPLIIALILGFAGGWLSWLEELHPRISAWLPAALFPSRGDPQVAQVILSAIATSIMTVVSIVFAILLMSLTLASMQFSPRIIVSFSRDKVTQRTLGIFLGTFSYCIAALPAARAHPYAFTPVLSVFGAMMLAVACVVGLLFFIHHISRAISVNYIVDRIAAETEQVIHEQMPERFEPSLWPSGSAQGAAPPDAPIANQASGYIRFIDTGKLVKLAKAHQLKLRVARRVGQFIPAGVPLLLASRQERISPALAKALLAACDIGPSRTLQQDVEFGVLQIVDIALKAISPAVNDPTTGICCVDQLSRILCLYAQRSAPQRLFFDPPGVVRVAVPAMDFEALLESAFEQIRHYAQSDMAVSLRLLAALNDIAFVSVGNERRAALLALGERTVEGCQGRLDDGAALRLQARLDALRQTVGTNPVENQ; encoded by the coding sequence ATGACCCGCCACTTGCCTCGCGCGCTGCAGCACATCCTGTTTAATCTCCGCGGCGGCTTCCTGGTGCGCCCCTTGATCATCGCGCTGATCCTGGGCTTTGCCGGCGGCTGGCTGTCATGGCTGGAGGAGCTGCATCCCCGCATCAGCGCCTGGCTGCCGGCAGCGCTCTTTCCCTCTCGCGGCGACCCTCAAGTGGCGCAGGTGATCTTGTCCGCCATCGCCACCTCCATCATGACCGTGGTATCCATCGTGTTCGCCATCCTGCTGATGTCGCTGACGCTGGCATCCATGCAATTCTCGCCGCGCATCATCGTCAGCTTCTCCCGCGACAAGGTCACGCAAAGAACGCTGGGCATCTTCCTGGGCACGTTCTCTTATTGCATTGCGGCGCTGCCGGCGGCGCGCGCTCATCCCTACGCGTTCACGCCGGTGCTGTCGGTGTTCGGCGCCATGATGCTGGCCGTCGCCTGCGTGGTGGGGCTGCTGTTTTTCATCCATCACATTTCGCGCGCCATCAGCGTCAATTACATCGTCGATCGCATCGCCGCGGAAACGGAGCAGGTCATTCATGAGCAGATGCCGGAGCGCTTCGAGCCTTCGCTCTGGCCCAGCGGATCGGCGCAGGGCGCCGCGCCTCCAGACGCGCCCATCGCCAACCAGGCTTCCGGCTACATCCGCTTCATCGACACCGGCAAGCTGGTCAAATTGGCCAAGGCCCATCAACTGAAGCTGCGCGTGGCGCGTCGCGTCGGCCAGTTCATTCCGGCAGGCGTGCCCTTGCTGCTGGCCTCGCGCCAGGAAAGAATCAGCCCCGCGCTGGCCAAAGCCCTGCTGGCCGCCTGCGATATCGGCCCCAGCCGCACGCTGCAGCAAGACGTGGAATTCGGCGTGCTGCAGATTGTGGATATCGCCCTGAAAGCCATCTCGCCCGCGGTGAACGACCCCACCACCGGCATTTGCTGCGTCGATCAGCTCAGCCGCATCCTGTGTCTTTACGCCCAACGCAGCGCGCCGCAGCGGCTGTTCTTCGACCCGCCCGGCGTCGTGCGCGTCGCCGTTCCGGCGATGGACTTCGAGGCCTTGCTGGAGTCGGCGTTCGAACAGATACGCCATTACGCGCAAAGCGATATGGCCGTCAGCCTGCGTCTGCTCGCCGCCCTCAACGATATCGCCTTTGTCTCAGTGGGAAACGAGCGCCGCGCCGCCTTGCTGGCGCTTGGAGAACGCACGGTCGAAGGCTGCCAGGGCAGGCTGGACGATGGCGCCGCGCTGCGTTTGCAAGCTCGGCTGGATGCGTTGCGTCAAACTGTCGGCACAAACCCTGTCGAAAACCAGTAA
- a CDS encoding methyl-accepting chemotaxis protein yields the protein MVSRLSVGWRIAVLIVLSVSVFLLLGGIGLARMQAIQQQLRKLDDVSLAEVDISRSLSGELTSMRLETVRLLASRDLAVKQKAEDLLNKHRENLSQLLDAYHKLPLSDELQRKDDQFQARLAEYVEAVQPLIAAAKADPEHPPPVYNPKINGAAGAMGELVDAMVKASRDDASREREQAESGYASAWQSMLLVIGLGMAVLLIAGFILQRSISLPLREARDAVEGVARELDFTRRMLPAGRDEIAETMLAMDALLATLQQSFAEVSRLVGGVADAASGLRGTAGGLADSAGVSSQACASMAASVEQMTVSIAHVRDRAREASSLSRDSGKLAEAGEKVILQMVGQIRASVETVRDAASTVDKLRGQVTAIGTVTEVIKGVADQTNLLALNASIEAARAGEMGRGFAVVADEVRQLAERTAQATLEISGMIQAMQQEALNAGSCMEGVVSNAQGCEQSAEEAGKTIMQISERAGEAVALVGEIASAIGEQADASTSIAQQLERIAQISEESSLAADQTADASQQLSALSGEMRAAVSRFHV from the coding sequence ATGGTGTCCAGGTTAAGCGTGGGATGGCGGATCGCCGTCTTGATTGTCTTGTCGGTATCGGTTTTCCTGCTGCTGGGCGGCATCGGCTTGGCGAGGATGCAGGCGATCCAGCAACAGTTGCGCAAACTAGACGATGTGTCGCTGGCCGAGGTGGACATTTCGCGCAGCCTGAGCGGCGAACTGACCAGCATGCGGCTGGAAACCGTGCGCTTATTGGCTAGCCGGGACCTTGCGGTCAAGCAGAAGGCTGAAGATTTGCTGAACAAGCATAGGGAGAATTTAAGCCAGTTGCTGGACGCGTATCACAAATTGCCCTTGTCGGACGAACTGCAACGCAAAGACGATCAATTCCAGGCCCGGCTGGCGGAGTACGTCGAAGCCGTGCAGCCTTTGATCGCCGCCGCCAAGGCGGATCCAGAGCATCCTCCCCCGGTTTACAACCCTAAGATCAACGGCGCCGCCGGCGCCATGGGCGAACTGGTGGATGCCATGGTGAAGGCCAGCCGCGATGACGCGAGCCGGGAAAGGGAGCAGGCGGAAAGCGGCTATGCCAGCGCCTGGCAGTCCATGCTGCTGGTGATAGGCCTGGGCATGGCGGTATTGCTGATCGCGGGCTTCATTCTGCAGCGCTCCATCAGCCTTCCTTTGCGCGAGGCGCGCGACGCGGTGGAGGGTGTGGCGCGCGAGCTGGACTTTACCCGGCGGATGTTGCCGGCCGGACGCGATGAAATCGCGGAAACCATGCTGGCGATGGATGCCTTGCTCGCCACTTTGCAGCAGAGCTTCGCCGAGGTGAGCCGGCTGGTCGGCGGCGTGGCGGATGCGGCCTCGGGTTTGCGCGGCACGGCGGGCGGCCTGGCCGACAGCGCAGGGGTCTCGTCGCAGGCTTGCGCCAGCATGGCCGCGTCGGTGGAGCAGATGACCGTCAGCATCGCGCATGTCCGCGACCGGGCGCGCGAGGCGAGCAGCTTGAGCCGCGACTCCGGCAAACTGGCCGAGGCGGGCGAGAAGGTGATTCTGCAGATGGTCGGCCAGATCCGCGCTTCGGTGGAGACGGTGCGCGATGCCGCGTCCACCGTGGACAAGCTGCGCGGCCAGGTGACGGCGATTGGAACGGTGACCGAGGTGATCAAGGGCGTGGCGGATCAGACCAATCTATTGGCCTTGAACGCCTCCATCGAGGCGGCGCGTGCCGGAGAGATGGGCAGGGGCTTCGCCGTGGTGGCCGACGAAGTGCGGCAGCTGGCGGAGCGCACCGCGCAGGCGACGCTGGAAATCAGCGGCATGATACAGGCCATGCAGCAAGAGGCCCTCAACGCGGGCAGCTGCATGGAGGGGGTGGTGAGCAATGCCCAAGGGTGCGAGCAGTCGGCGGAGGAGGCGGGCAAGACCATCATGCAGATCAGCGAACGGGCTGGGGAGGCGGTGGCGCTGGTGGGCGAAATCGCCTCGGCGATAGGCGAACAGGCCGATGCCAGCACTTCCATCGCGCAACAGCTGGAGCGGATCGCCCAGATCTCGGAGGAGAGCAGCCTGGCGGCGGACCAAACCGCCGACGCCTCCCAACAACTGAGCGCCTTGTCCGGCGAAATGCGCGCCGCGGTGTCTCGCTTTCATGTATGA